One window from the genome of Kluyveromyces marxianus DMKU3-1042 DNA, complete genome, chromosome 3 encodes:
- the PUF3 gene encoding mRNA-binding protein PUF3 translates to MSISEQMDGWGLTVSDVMGSGSKDAGNPIDSELASIVSSLSALSNPALQRQQSQQQLSQQQQSQQQQQQQAQQQSQQQIGGFRRASFNSNAGSDVDSEILFASQNSPMLRRTTLSVGGVSLPANTSSHAQNRLNPMNHYSASIAGGLTAQFQAYSSNNNNNNNNGSTVGSNSAANVASSGGTGFFERFGRALAEGTREVELNMAPVSQTVSGQQVSVGSGAAGAGSRRTSASPGMEHLSRVGSTTTMQATAAARRMSDTSDVLESVSESLSMQHNEPNPTTIWNVAAAPVFRPQDAQQAGVPQSHQMHQPNRQFYGGAGGNGKDDQDPGITNNIEQPQYNYGYPPFNQFGVPMFIPPVLSPHPHFPGMPSDQNPEDANAAADGNASLHGDKVNNGGASSFTGGDHVDGSATRDAAEQQGLKNGGAGASNGATDMAAGASPMMPHPPNGHYPFPTPYPFMFPPVKENAIDDSDGNSAAKPPMSPPFIPQLPYMFIPPGVPVHNHPNAQDSTSTAETTRSGKRGTDSKFSTKSKGNPYLHNGKPNYGQFSPPPSRMNGTPQQNSQHGGSSTPSSSKPARQGKGARQSNKPPIIRSPLLEEFRNNPTNKVYKLSDIYGSALEFCKDQHGSRFIQQELATASDAEKEVIFNEIRDESIPLSHDVFGNYVIQKFFEHGTKTQKEVLVDQFRGKMEVLSLEMYACRVIQKALEFLDEDQKVSLVSELSNRVLVMIKDQNGNHVIQKAIECIAIEKLPFILQSLKGQIYHLSTHSYGCRVVQRLLEFGSLEDQDNILNDLDEFIPFLIQDQYGNYVIQHILQHGTDDTSVHIGRSKQNIIDTICKNVVEFSKHKFASNVVEKSVVYGSKSQIRQILDEILPKDEEHAADLEDSAPLILMMRDQYANYVVQKLVGVATDNDERLIVIAIRSYLDRSNKNNTLGNRHLASVEKLATLVENIKI, encoded by the coding sequence ATGTCCATTTCGGAGCAGATGGATGGCTGGGGGCTCACCGTTTCTGACGTGATGGGTTCTGGCAGTAAAGATGCTGGAAATCCGATAGATTCAGAACTGGCTTCGATTGTTTCGTCGCTTTCTGCGCTGTCAAACCCGGCTTTACAAAGGCAGCAGTCGCAGCAGCAACTGtctcaacaacagcaatcccagcagcagcaacaacaacaggcCCAGCAACAATCCCAGCAACAGATTGGCGGGTTTAGAAGAGCGTCTTTCAATAGTAACGCCGGGAGCGATGTGGATTCAGAAATACTCTTCGCGAGCCAGAACTCACCGATGTTGAGGAGAACAACGCTTTCCGTGGGTGGAGTGTCGCTTCCAGCGAACACGTCATCGCACGCCCAGAATAGACTCAACCCGATGAACCATTACTCGGCAAGTATTGCAGGCGGGCTTACAGCGCAGTTTCAGGCCTATAGCagtaacaataacaataacaataacaacgGTAGCACCGTTGGCAGTAACAGTGCCGCAAACGTTGCGTCTAGTGGAGGCACCGGCTTCTTCGAAAGGTTTGGCCGTGCTCTAGCAGAGGGAACTCGCGAAGTGGAGTTGAATATGGCACCTGTGTCCCAGACCGTTTCCGGGCAGCAGGTCTCTGTGGGGTCTGGCGCAGCAGGCGCAGGGTCCAGAAGAACGTCCGCAAGTCCAGGCATGGAACACCTGTCCAGAGTGGGCTCCACTACTACCATGcaagcaacagcagcagcaagaaGAATGTCAGACACCTCAGATGTCTTGGAGTCTGTTAGCGAAAGTTTGTCGATGCAGCACAATGAGCCCAACCCGACTACCATCTGGAACGTCGCAGCAGCACCAGTGTTTAGACCTCAGGACGCACAGCAAGCCGGCGTACCACAATCCCACCAGATGCACCAGCCTAACCGGCAATTTTACGGTGGTGCTGGTGGTAATGGCAAGGATGATCAGGACCCCGGCATCACCAATAATATCGAGCAGCCTCAGTATAACTACGGGTACCCGCCATTCAACCAGTTTGGCGTCCCAATGTTCATTCCACCTGTTCTCTCTCCTCATCCACACTTCCCGGGCATGCCTTCTGACCAAAATCCAGAGGATGCTAATGCCGCCGCTGATGGCAACGCAAGTTTACATGGTGACAAGGTGAACAATGGTGgcgcttcttctttcactGGAGGTGATCATGTGGATGGATCTGCGACTCGTGATGCTGCCGAACAACAGGGTCTGAAAAATGGCGGTGCAGGTGCCAGTAATGGTGCTACTGATATGGCCGCAGGAGCTTCACCAATGATGCCTCATCCACCCAATGGACACTATCCATTCCCAACTCCATATCCCTTCATGTTCCCACCAGTAAAAGAGAACGCAATCGATGATTCAGATGGAAATTCAGCAGCTAAACCTCCTATGAGCCCACCGTTTATTCCACAATTACCATACATGTTCATTCCCCCAGGAGTGCCAGTTCACAACCATCCTAATGCACAAGATTCTACTTCAACTGCAGAAACAACGCGCTCTGGGAAAAGAGGTACGGACTCAAAATTCTCAACAAAGAGTAAGGGGAATCCTTACCTTCATAATGGTAAACCAAATTATGGACAATTTTCTCCTCCACCTTCAAGGATGAACGGTACACCGCAACAAAACTCCCAACATGGAGGCTCTTCGACACCAAGCTCGTCTAAACCAGCTCGCCAAGGGAAAGGTGCTCGCCAAAGCAACAAACCACCCATTATCAGATCACCACTATTGGAAGAGTTCAGAAATAACCCAACCAATAAGGTTTACAAGCTCAGTGATATTTACGGGTCTGCATTGGAGTTCTGCAAAGACCAACATGGTTCGAGATTTATCCAACAAGAACTAGCTACCGCTTCCGAtgcagaaaaagaagtaattttcaatgaaataAGGGACGAATCCATCCCATTGTCTCATGACGTATTTGGTAACTACGTTATCCAAAAATTCTTCGAACATGGTACTAAAACCCAAAAGGAAGTATTGGTAGATCAATTCAGAGGCAAAATGGAAGTCTTATCCTTGGAAATGTATGCTTGTCGTGTTATTCAAAAGGCACTTGAGTTCCTAGATGAAGATCAGAAGGTCTCGCTTGTTTCTGAACTCTCCAATCGTGTTTTGGTTATGATAAAGGATCAAAATGGTAACCACGTCATTCAAAAAGCCATTGAATGTATCGCAATAGAAAAATTGCCTTTCATTTTGCAAAGTCTGAAAGGACAAATATATCATCTTTCGACTCACTCTTACGGTTGCAGAGTGGTCCAAAGATTGCTAGAATTCGGTTCTTTAGAAGACCAAGACAATATTCTAAATGATTTGGATGAATTCATTCCTTTCTTGATTCAAGATCAATATGGGAATTATGTCATTCAACATATTTTGCAACACGGTACTGACGATACGAGTGTGCatattggaagaagtaaaCAAAATATCATCGACACCATATGTAAAAATGTCGTTGAATTTTCAAAGCATAAGTTTGCTTCTAacgttgttgaaaaatCGGTAGTATATGGATCCAAGAGCCAAATCAGACAAATTTTGGATGAAATACTTCCAAAGGATGAAGAACATGCTGCTGATTTGGAGGATAGTGCACCTTTAATTTTAATGATGCGAGACCAATATGCTAATTACGTCGTTCAAAAACTTGTTGGTGTTGCAACCGATAACGACGAAAGATTGATTGTTATAGCTATCAGATCTTATTTGGACAgatccaacaaaaataacACTTTAGGAAATAGACATCTAGCCagtgttgaaaaattagCAACGCTAGTTGAGAACATTAAGATCTGA